The Longimicrobium sp. genome contains a region encoding:
- a CDS encoding DUF4209 domain-containing protein: MIDELGVTDTGMLSLRLSTLALRFRLDDPVRLHRIAVETAERSEELADWHRAERYWLLAEDLAAGAQDAEGRQEALRRVAETYVQRAAEIADRPHIGRITAASHLQRAVVALRRAGGMQERTAEVIRLMMEYQRDIPGALLPYSYEMPLGDLVADAEKAVSGKDLPAALLAFAFYSSIPAYADLKRRAEEAAEKYFFRKFFPAVQHNREGRVVARQGSVDSADPGEREAALRVDMVQHAAMIHQAMVRGAIIPSCRVIIDEHPLRVDDFFWIVANNPLIPAGRELLYAEAFYAGFSGDMPKAIHILVHQVEHSIRELLRQNGVMVTALNDEGIQMERNLNTLLGQAELVDLLGPDMVFALRSLLVEKFGPNLRNEVAHGLMDYRDFLSDACHYFWWLCFRLVSIPMIESIGTQETTSD, from the coding sequence ATGATCGACGAGCTTGGTGTGACGGACACAGGGATGCTGTCACTTCGGCTGTCCACCCTTGCGCTCCGCTTCCGCTTGGACGATCCGGTGCGGCTCCACCGCATAGCAGTGGAGACTGCGGAGCGGTCAGAGGAACTGGCGGATTGGCACCGGGCCGAGCGTTACTGGCTCCTCGCGGAAGATCTCGCGGCGGGTGCCCAAGATGCGGAAGGGCGCCAAGAGGCGTTGCGCAGGGTGGCGGAGACCTACGTGCAACGCGCAGCCGAAATTGCGGACCGTCCACACATTGGGAGGATCACGGCCGCCTCCCACTTGCAGCGCGCGGTAGTAGCCCTCCGGCGCGCCGGGGGGATGCAGGAGCGGACGGCTGAGGTAATACGTCTCATGATGGAATATCAGCGTGATATCCCAGGCGCGTTGCTCCCCTACTCTTATGAGATGCCGTTGGGCGACCTTGTGGCGGACGCAGAGAAGGCGGTCTCGGGCAAGGATTTACCCGCTGCGCTCCTTGCGTTCGCATTTTATTCATCTATTCCAGCGTATGCAGACCTGAAGCGGCGGGCCGAGGAGGCGGCTGAAAAGTACTTCTTCAGGAAGTTCTTTCCCGCGGTGCAGCACAACCGTGAGGGGCGAGTGGTAGCGCGCCAGGGTTCAGTTGACTCCGCCGATCCTGGTGAGCGGGAGGCGGCCTTGCGAGTGGACATGGTTCAGCACGCCGCGATGATTCATCAGGCGATGGTCCGCGGGGCCATTATCCCCTCGTGCCGCGTGATCATCGACGAGCACCCGCTACGCGTAGATGACTTCTTCTGGATCGTCGCGAACAACCCGCTGATTCCCGCAGGACGCGAGTTGCTCTACGCAGAGGCGTTTTACGCGGGGTTCTCAGGGGATATGCCGAAGGCGATCCACATTCTAGTGCACCAGGTGGAGCACTCCATCCGCGAGTTGTTGCGACAAAACGGGGTAATGGTGACCGCCCTCAACGACGAGGGAATCCAGATGGAGCGGAACTTGAACACGCTGCTCGGCCAGGCTGAACTGGTGGATCTGCTCGGTCCCGATATGGTGTTCGCCCTCCGGAGCTTGCTCGTTGAGAAATTTGGTCCCAACCTGCGGAACGAGGTCGCGCACGGTTTGATGGACTACAGGGACTTCCTGTCGGACGCATGTCACTACTTCTGGTGGCTGTGCTTCCGGCTCGTGAGCATCCCTATGATTGAATCCATTGGTACACAGGAAACGACCTCAGACTGA
- a CDS encoding DUF4337 domain-containing protein, which translates to MEATDAAELISEIREEMREERAEHASDDRFRNVTALVIAIMAVLLAIATLGGGNVGEDMIHNNIKASDTWSFYQAKNVRQTSYRLAVDDLETMLALSPSLSPEARAKAEAKIAAYKQTIARYDDEPDAAAPNDPMRGEGKKQLSVQARSYEEARERAAEQDANFDYSGVLLQIAIVMGSVAILANSRKVLWFAVAMAMTGTVLMVNGFYLFFHLPL; encoded by the coding sequence ATGGAAGCCACCGATGCCGCGGAGCTGATCAGCGAAATACGCGAGGAGATGCGCGAGGAGCGCGCCGAGCACGCCTCGGACGACCGCTTCCGCAACGTGACGGCGCTGGTCATCGCCATCATGGCCGTGCTGCTGGCGATCGCGACGCTGGGCGGAGGCAACGTGGGCGAGGACATGATCCACAACAACATCAAGGCGAGCGACACCTGGAGCTTCTACCAGGCCAAGAACGTGCGCCAGACCTCGTACCGCCTGGCCGTGGACGACCTGGAGACGATGCTGGCGCTGAGCCCGTCCCTCTCCCCAGAGGCGCGCGCGAAGGCAGAGGCCAAGATCGCGGCGTACAAGCAGACGATCGCGCGCTACGACGACGAGCCCGATGCCGCCGCGCCCAACGACCCCATGCGCGGCGAGGGGAAGAAGCAGCTCTCGGTGCAGGCCCGCAGCTACGAAGAGGCTCGCGAGCGCGCCGCGGAGCAGGACGCCAACTTCGACTACTCGGGCGTCCTCCTGCAGATCGCCATCGTGATGGGATCGGTCGCCATCCTGGCCAACTCGCGCAAGGTGCTCTGGTTCGCCGTCGCCATGGCGATGACGGGCACGGTGCTGATGGTGAACGGCTTTTACCTGTTCTTCCACCTCCCGCTCTGA
- a CDS encoding P1 family peptidase — MTRSAHALVLLLALMGATPSSAQRPRAREAGVVIGILPTGPANAITDVEGVRVGQVTVSEGDSVRTGITAILPHAGNLFRERVPAAIHVGNGFGKLLGFTQVRELGELETPILLTCTLCVWRAADAMAGWLLAQPGMEDVRSINPVAGETNDGTLNDIRARPIRPEHVVRALESASAGPVEEGSVGAGAGTVAFGWKGGIGTSSRRLPASLGGYTVGVLVQSNFGGVLTINGAPVGRELGRFAFQRELAAIPPVHEDRADGSIMIVLATDAPVDARNLDRIARRALSGLARTGASMTNGSGDYVIAFSTAATVRRRAGTTPAATAELPNDALSPIFQAAAEATEEAILNSLFRATTVRSRGTTVEALPLDRTLEILRRYNAVR, encoded by the coding sequence GTGACCCGCTCCGCGCATGCCCTCGTACTGCTCCTGGCGCTGATGGGCGCCACTCCGTCATCCGCGCAGCGCCCGCGCGCCCGCGAAGCTGGGGTGGTGATCGGCATCCTCCCCACCGGGCCCGCCAACGCGATCACCGACGTCGAGGGGGTGCGCGTGGGGCAGGTGACGGTGAGCGAGGGCGATTCGGTGCGCACCGGCATCACCGCCATCCTGCCGCACGCGGGCAATCTCTTCCGTGAGCGCGTGCCGGCGGCGATCCACGTGGGGAACGGCTTCGGCAAGCTGCTGGGCTTCACGCAGGTGCGGGAGCTGGGCGAACTGGAGACGCCCATCCTGCTCACCTGCACCCTGTGCGTGTGGCGGGCGGCGGACGCGATGGCGGGGTGGCTCCTGGCGCAGCCCGGAATGGAGGACGTGCGCTCCATCAACCCCGTCGCGGGCGAGACCAACGACGGCACCCTCAACGACATCCGCGCGCGTCCCATCCGGCCGGAGCACGTGGTGCGCGCGCTGGAGAGCGCGTCCGCGGGGCCGGTGGAGGAGGGCTCCGTAGGCGCGGGCGCGGGGACGGTGGCGTTCGGGTGGAAGGGCGGCATCGGCACCAGCTCGCGCAGGCTGCCGGCGTCGCTGGGCGGCTACACGGTGGGCGTGCTGGTGCAGAGCAACTTCGGCGGCGTGCTGACCATCAACGGTGCGCCGGTGGGACGCGAGCTGGGGCGCTTCGCCTTCCAGCGCGAGCTGGCCGCCATCCCGCCCGTGCACGAGGACCGCGCGGACGGCAGCATCATGATCGTGCTGGCCACGGATGCGCCGGTGGACGCGCGCAACCTGGACCGCATCGCCCGCCGGGCCCTCAGCGGCCTCGCGCGGACGGGCGCCAGCATGACCAACGGATCCGGCGACTACGTGATCGCCTTCTCCACCGCCGCCACGGTGCGGCGCCGCGCAGGCACCACCCCCGCCGCCACCGCCGAGCTCCCCAACGACGCACTCTCCCCCATCTTCCAGGCCGCCGCCGAGGCCACGGAGGAGGCCATCCTCAACTCGCTCTTCCGCGCCACCACCGTCCGCTCCCGCGGCACCACTGTCGAGGCGCTCCCCCTGGACCGCACTCTCGAAATCCTCCGCCGCTACAACGCCGTGCGCTGA